CCTGAGCGCTGAGAGCAAATGAATGCCTGCGTTGATGATGATAGATTGAAAAATTTGTCAATTTGCGTCATTATGAGGCAGTTTTTCATCCCAAAATGGTGTGTCATCAGTGCAAAAATCTAATTCTAAGCAACCACAGTCCTCTAAGCCTGCTATCAATACGCTACCTTCCCAGCAGCGCGGTGTGGTGTTTAGTAGTATTTTATTAATTGTTGTCATCGCTGGCATGGTGCTATTAGCACTATACTTGGTCAAACTTGATCGCACCATTACTCACAAGTTTGAGGGTAAACGCTGGGATATTCCTGCCAAAGTATATTCGCAGCCATTAGAGCTGTATCAAGGGGCCAACGTCGATAAAGACACGATGAAGAAATGGCTTGAGCTACTTAATTATCAAAGTGATAAAGCCTATGATCGCACGGGTACTTATCATAAATCGGGTAATACCTATTTTATTCATACACGTGGGTTTACTTATAGCGCTAATGATATAGATCAAGAGCAAGTCATCAAAATGACTATTGCTGGTGATAAGATTGAGTCAGTACAAAGTACTGTGGCGGCGAAAACCGGCATTATCCGTCTTGAACCGGTGAATATCGGTGGTATTTACCCAGATAGTAACGAAGACCGTATGGTTGTCTCGTTAGATCAAGTACCCCAGCCGCTTATTGATGCGCTGATAGCGACAGAAGATCGTGGTTTTTATGAACATAAAGGGGTATCGATACGTGGTATCGCTCGTGCAGTTATCAATAACTTCTCTGGTGGATCACGTCAAGGTGGCTCGACCATCACCCAGCAGCTGATCAAAAACTTTTATCTGAATTCAGACCGCACAATGAAGCGTAAAGCCAATGAAGCCTTGATGGCTGTGCTACTTGAGCTGCATTATAGTAAAGATGAGATTTTGCAAGCATATCTCAACGAGATTTATCTTGGTCAAAATGGCAAACGCTCTATTAATGGTTTTGGGTTGGCATCACAATTTTATTTTGATAAGCCTCTCAATGAGCTGCGCCTAGATCAGCAAGCATTGCTTGTCGGTATGGCAAAAGGACCGAGCGTTTATAATCCGCGCCGTCATCCAAACGATTCAAAGGCGCGTCGCGATGTTGTGCTTAGCAATATGTTGGCCGTCGGCTCGCTCAGTCAAGAAGACTACGATAAAGCATTAAAAAACTCACTTGGGGTAGTTGATAAGCCTGTTGAAGGTAAAAGCCAATTCCCTGACTTTTTAGATATCGTCAAGCGTGAACTAAATAAAGTCTATTATTCCGATGATCTCAAAAATGAAGGTCTGATTATCATCAGTACGATGGACCCTATTGCCCAGTTGGCAGCGGACAAAGCGGTTGAGAGAAAGCTTGGCGAGCTACGCCGTAGTGGTAGCAAAACCAAAGATTTACAAGGGGCACTGGTCAGTGCCAATCCTGAGACGGGTGAGCTGGTTTCTGTTGTCGGTAGCGGCAGCGAGTTTACTGGCTTTAACCGTGCGGTCGATGCCAAACGCCAAGTAGGCTCATTATTAAAGCCGATTATTTATATGACTGCTCTCGAAAGTGGTCGCTATAATTTGGCAAGTTCGGTTGATGACTCCCCTATTACGGTCAGTCTAAGCGACGGTACCGAATGGAATCCCAAAAACTATGACAATCGTGATCATGGCTACATACCCTTTACCACAGCGCTGTCGCAATCGTATAACCATAGTGCCGTACGCTTAGGGATGGAGTTTGGAGTCGACACCTTTGCCAAGCAATTAAAACGTATGGGCGTTAAAGAGAAAATACCTCCTTATCCTGCGGCATTATTGGGCTCAGTCAATCTAAGCCCGATGGACATGCTTGGGGTCTATCAAGTTTTTGCAACGGGTGGTTTCCGTACGCCTATTCATAGTATCCGTAGTGTGATTGATGATCGCGGTAGTATTTTGCAGCGCACAGGCTTAAATACTCAGCGCAGTATTCCGCCTGAGACCAACTTTTTGATTAATTATGCGTTGCAAGATGTCGTCAAGAACGGTACAGCTAGACGCGTGCAATCGCTTGGTAGCAATCTAAATCTTGCGGGCAAAACAGGTACTACCAATGATTACCGCGATGCGTGGTTTGCCGGTTATAGTGGCAACTATGTCAGCGTGGTTTGGGTTGGACGTGATGATAATAAACCGATTGGGCTTAGTGGCGGTAGCGGTGCTTTGCCAGTTTGGGTTGATTATATGAATCGTCTAAAACTGACACCTGTTGCGCTACCAGAGCCAGAAGGCATCGAATGGCTCTGGTTAGAGAACAACTCAGGCAAGCTGTCTAATGAGCGCTGTGCCAGCGCACGCTACTTGCCTGTTATGTCAGCATATTTGCCCCAAGAAGCCAGCAGCTGTGCGATTGGCTTATACCAACAGGATCGTGCGCGCGAGCAAATGCAGTGGCAAAATCAGCAAGGCGATATCAATAAGCAACGTCGCCGTGAAGGATTAGACATACCAGATGGTGAAGTTATTGATAATAATAGCAATGATGCCGAGCAAGACGGTGATACACCCAATCGTGTAGATACTTGGTATGATCGTGCTGTTGAATGGTTTTAGTGAACTGCTTCTATTTCAGTCGTGATAGCTGAAAATTTGACTTTAAAAGGTTAGTAGCTGAACGATTTTAAGATTTTTAAAACTTAGAAAGGGTTTTAATATGGCGTTATCTATATTGCAAGCGTTGTTGACTCAGCAGACGATTGAAGCTCAGTCCAAAAAACAGCCAAAGCATTTGCATACAGCTCTTTTAATTAGCGCTTGTTTTGGCATGCTAAGCTTGAGTGCTTGTCAGACTGCACCAACTTCAATAAAAGCGCCTTCTGCTCAAACCTTCCCATCAACCAGTAGTCAAAAAACGACGCAACCTGAACAATCCACAATAGTGACGCAAACCCCTCGCACTGATCATAGTGGTTATGAAAGTGTTGAGAGTACTGAAGCTGATAAGACTGACGATAATTATCCTATCGAGCCTTATCATCCACCTGCATCAATAGAGTCGCCAACGGAATCGGTAACAGAAAAGCCACCTGTAATCTTGGGGTCTAATCAAAGCACGAGTCAAACTCCGTTCGTAACTCAGCCTGATACCGTGATCCTCACGCCTGCTCGTGAAGATGAATTGATATATGTGCCATCTATCCCGTCGCATAATGAGCTACTAGAGCGTGCGCGGCAGAACTCGCAGCGCAGTCAGAAAACCACCAACAATAATAGCAACTTGCCCGCCTTTCGTAACCTGATGCAAGTGGGCACTGAGCAATTAAAGGCAGGTAATCTCAATAGCGCTGAGAGCAGCTTCACCCGAGCTCAGCGCCTAGCACCCAAATCATCAGCGGTATATTTTTATCTTGCGCAAGTGGCACTCAAAAAAAACCAGCCGCGTAAGGCTGAAGCAATGGGACGGCGTGGGCTTAGTGTTTCTCAAGACAGCAGTCGCCGCCGTGCGCTATGGCAAATTATTCTACAGTCTGGACAAGCACAAGGTAATGCACGGGTGATAAAAGAAGCCAAACAAGCATTACGCTAACCGTATTATCTTTTTGATTAACCATGACGACTGACTATATAAGCGCTAAAATAGGCTTTTATAGTCGGTCGTTAATTTTTATTATCTATTTTTTATTTTGAAACAAGGTTACTTTTATGGCATGGCAACAACTTCACTTACAATGTGAAAAAGACAACGTAGATCTTGCTGAAGCGCTATTACTAGAAGCAGGCGCGCTATCTATTGCACTTGATGATGCAGGCGACCAACCTTTATTTGAGCCACTTCCTGGTGAATCACCACTATGGGACGAGGTAATTTTAACAGGGCTCTTCGATGCTACGATAGAGACTGGAACTCGTGATGTTATCGAGCAACTCAGTCATGAGATTGCAGCCCAAGTACAGGCGAGCCGTAGTTGGGTAAGTGCTGTCGATGACAAAGATTGGGAGCGTGAATGGATGTCCAATTACAAACCCATTGAGTGTGCCAATGACTTGTGGATTGTACCTAATTGGCTGACTCCGCCCAATCCTGAAGCGACAAACATCATAATGGATCCAGGCTTGGCATTTGGTACTGGCTACCATGCGACCACTCGCCTATGTCTTGATTGGCTAACTGAGCAGGACCTTACAGACAAAGTAGTGATTGATTATGGTTGCGGCTCAGGTATCTTGGGTATCGCCGCCTTATTGTTAGGCGCGCGTCATGTTTATGCCGTAGATATTGATCCTCAAGCGGTACTGGCAACCAATCAAAATGCGGCACGCAACTCGGTCGACAATCGTTTGCAAGCGTTTTTACCAGAGGATTTCACTGCCTTTTGGCAACAGCAAAATATAGCGCCTGTAGCAGTGATGGTTGCCAATATTTTAGCCAAGCCACTGATAGGTCTAGCGCCTTATTTTGTCACCTTGATGGCACCAAAAAGTCGCATCGTCCTTGCCGGTTTGATTGAATCACAAACTGAGCAAGTGACCGAAGCGTATCAGCCTTATTTTGCGCTTGATCCTAAGCATGCTTTTACTGCACAAGAAGATCAACATTGGCAGCGATTGTCTGGTACATTTACAGGCTAGCAACATTAAATTACATCTGTTACGATAGAGTAGTAGTTAAATGTTGTGTATTTGGCGCTACTCTAGAGTTGCCTGTAGTTTATAATTAATAATACTTCAACAATGACATTGAAGTAATTGGCAGCGGTTGGTGAGTGGCTATACGGTATTCCTACTGATACCTTTTTGGATTCAACTCTATGACCACACCTATTAAAACCCAGTGTCCTCATTGTCATACCATTTTTAATATAAAAAATACCCAGTTAAATCAAAAAACCGCGACAGTCTGTTGTGAACATTGCCAGCAAATGTTTTTGGTGAATAACAATCTTATCGTCACTGCTGATATAGACAGCAATCATAAGCTGACAGGTACAGAAGTTTCTAGCGAGCGTGATAAGAAAATTAATGACAGAACCTCTCATAAGAAACATTCTATTTTAGCTGCTGCAAACTCAAATGATACAGATATCCTAATTCATGACGATATGATACATGATGACATGATTCATGACGATATCGATATTGATATTGAGGCATCTGCTGACAAGAGTCTAGAATACGACTCACTAGATAGTATGGATGCGTGGCTTACACAAGCCACTGATAACAATAACGCTACCCAAAGCGCTCTATCAGCAAGAAGTACTGCGAAAAAATTAGATAAACATTCAGATACATCTATTGATTTATTTGAAGAAACTTCTACCTCTACTAAGCATTCAAACCGTTCTCCTTCATCCGCAGAAGTGGCTTTA
The window above is part of the Psychrobacter cryohalolentis K5 genome. Proteins encoded here:
- the mrcB gene encoding penicillin-binding protein 1B, producing MQKSNSKQPQSSKPAINTLPSQQRGVVFSSILLIVVIAGMVLLALYLVKLDRTITHKFEGKRWDIPAKVYSQPLELYQGANVDKDTMKKWLELLNYQSDKAYDRTGTYHKSGNTYFIHTRGFTYSANDIDQEQVIKMTIAGDKIESVQSTVAAKTGIIRLEPVNIGGIYPDSNEDRMVVSLDQVPQPLIDALIATEDRGFYEHKGVSIRGIARAVINNFSGGSRQGGSTITQQLIKNFYLNSDRTMKRKANEALMAVLLELHYSKDEILQAYLNEIYLGQNGKRSINGFGLASQFYFDKPLNELRLDQQALLVGMAKGPSVYNPRRHPNDSKARRDVVLSNMLAVGSLSQEDYDKALKNSLGVVDKPVEGKSQFPDFLDIVKRELNKVYYSDDLKNEGLIIISTMDPIAQLAADKAVERKLGELRRSGSKTKDLQGALVSANPETGELVSVVGSGSEFTGFNRAVDAKRQVGSLLKPIIYMTALESGRYNLASSVDDSPITVSLSDGTEWNPKNYDNRDHGYIPFTTALSQSYNHSAVRLGMEFGVDTFAKQLKRMGVKEKIPPYPAALLGSVNLSPMDMLGVYQVFATGGFRTPIHSIRSVIDDRGSILQRTGLNTQRSIPPETNFLINYALQDVVKNGTARRVQSLGSNLNLAGKTGTTNDYRDAWFAGYSGNYVSVVWVGRDDNKPIGLSGGSGALPVWVDYMNRLKLTPVALPEPEGIEWLWLENNSGKLSNERCASARYLPVMSAYLPQEASSCAIGLYQQDRAREQMQWQNQQGDINKQRRREGLDIPDGEVIDNNSNDAEQDGDTPNRVDTWYDRAVEWF
- a CDS encoding tetratricopeptide repeat protein produces the protein MALSILQALLTQQTIEAQSKKQPKHLHTALLISACFGMLSLSACQTAPTSIKAPSAQTFPSTSSQKTTQPEQSTIVTQTPRTDHSGYESVESTEADKTDDNYPIEPYHPPASIESPTESVTEKPPVILGSNQSTSQTPFVTQPDTVILTPAREDELIYVPSIPSHNELLERARQNSQRSQKTTNNNSNLPAFRNLMQVGTEQLKAGNLNSAESSFTRAQRLAPKSSAVYFYLAQVALKKNQPRKAEAMGRRGLSVSQDSSRRRALWQIILQSGQAQGNARVIKEAKQALR
- the prmA gene encoding 50S ribosomal protein L11 methyltransferase — encoded protein: MAWQQLHLQCEKDNVDLAEALLLEAGALSIALDDAGDQPLFEPLPGESPLWDEVILTGLFDATIETGTRDVIEQLSHEIAAQVQASRSWVSAVDDKDWEREWMSNYKPIECANDLWIVPNWLTPPNPEATNIIMDPGLAFGTGYHATTRLCLDWLTEQDLTDKVVIDYGCGSGILGIAALLLGARHVYAVDIDPQAVLATNQNAARNSVDNRLQAFLPEDFTAFWQQQNIAPVAVMVANILAKPLIGLAPYFVTLMAPKSRIVLAGLIESQTEQVTEAYQPYFALDPKHAFTAQEDQHWQRLSGTFTG